A genomic stretch from Frigoribacterium sp. PvP032 includes:
- a CDS encoding DUF3105 domain-containing protein, giving the protein MASSDKNTPGAKPDPSSMTVKQQRDARRQEKVAALKREQARSKRNRTIGIVTASVAGAAAVALIVTVVVTSGTPRADRSEIDVAGVQTWDDLTANHVSGTVDYEMTPPAGGDHAAVWMNCGVYTEQVPNENAVHDLEHGAIWFTYDPAQVTDEQIEQITDLAPSTYSVVSPYEGMETPMAVSAWGAQLGFDDPEADAVSDFVTKYWKSADAPEPGAPCTGGVDGPGKVS; this is encoded by the coding sequence GTGGCCAGCAGCGACAAGAACACCCCCGGCGCGAAGCCCGACCCGAGCTCGATGACCGTCAAGCAGCAGCGGGACGCGCGCCGGCAGGAGAAGGTCGCCGCGCTGAAGCGCGAGCAGGCCAGGTCGAAGCGCAACAGGACCATCGGCATCGTGACCGCCTCCGTCGCGGGCGCCGCGGCCGTGGCCCTGATCGTCACCGTCGTCGTGACCAGCGGCACGCCCAGGGCAGACCGCAGCGAGATCGACGTCGCCGGCGTCCAGACCTGGGACGACCTGACGGCGAACCACGTCTCGGGCACCGTCGACTACGAGATGACTCCCCCGGCCGGCGGCGACCACGCCGCCGTGTGGATGAACTGCGGCGTCTACACCGAGCAGGTGCCGAACGAGAACGCGGTGCACGACCTCGAGCACGGCGCGATCTGGTTCACCTACGACCCGGCCCAGGTCACCGACGAGCAGATCGAGCAGATCACCGACCTCGCGCCCTCCACCTACTCGGTCGTCTCGCCGTACGAGGGCATGGAGACGCCGATGGCCGTCAGCGCCTGGGGCGCGCAGCTCGGCTTCGACGACCCGGAGGCCGACGCCGTCTCCGACTTCGTGACCAAGTACTGGAAGTCGGCCGACGCCCCGGAGCCCGGCGCCCCCTGCACCGGCGGGGTCGACGGCCCCGGAAAGGTGTCGTGA
- a CDS encoding cystathionine beta-synthase: MKYAETVLDLVGDTPLVKLNKVTEGITATVLVKVEYLNPGGSSKDRIATRIIDAAERDGLLLPGGTIVEPTSGNTGVGLALVAQQRGYRCVFVLPDKVGDDKRNVLKAYGAEIVVTPTAVEPSSPESYYSVSDRLVSEIPGAFKPNQYANPAGPQSHYETTGPEIWRDTEGRVTHFVAGVGTGGTISGTGRYLKEVSGGAVQIIGADPEGSVYSGGTGRPYLVEGVGEDFWPSAYDPSVVDRIIAASDARSFELTRRLAREEGLLVGGSSGLAVAAALDVARELGPDDVVVVLLPDGGRGYLGKIFNDAWMRSYGFADSVDGRTVRDLLASKTGSLPALVHAHPSDTLHDVIGIMTTYGVSQMPVLSAEPPVVIGEVVGAVEEKTLLEAVFAGGASMGDALSTVVGAPLPLIGINESVESARAALETTDALLVTDDGKPAGVVTRHDVLAFLSS; the protein is encoded by the coding sequence GTGAAGTACGCCGAGACCGTCCTCGACCTGGTGGGCGACACCCCCCTGGTGAAGCTGAACAAGGTCACCGAGGGCATCACGGCCACGGTGCTCGTCAAGGTCGAGTACCTCAACCCCGGCGGCTCGTCGAAAGACAGGATCGCGACCCGGATCATCGACGCTGCCGAGCGCGACGGCCTGCTGCTCCCCGGCGGCACCATCGTCGAGCCCACGAGCGGCAACACCGGCGTCGGCCTCGCGCTCGTCGCCCAGCAGCGCGGCTACCGTTGCGTCTTCGTGCTGCCCGACAAGGTCGGCGACGACAAGCGGAACGTGCTGAAGGCCTACGGCGCCGAGATCGTCGTCACCCCGACCGCGGTCGAGCCGTCGAGCCCCGAGTCGTACTACAGCGTGAGCGACCGGCTCGTCTCCGAGATCCCCGGGGCATTCAAACCGAACCAGTACGCCAACCCCGCCGGCCCGCAGAGCCACTACGAGACGACCGGGCCCGAGATCTGGCGCGACACCGAGGGGCGCGTCACGCACTTCGTGGCCGGCGTCGGCACCGGCGGCACCATCAGCGGCACCGGTCGCTACCTGAAGGAGGTGTCAGGAGGGGCGGTGCAGATCATCGGCGCCGACCCCGAGGGCAGCGTCTACAGCGGCGGCACCGGGCGCCCGTACCTCGTCGAGGGCGTGGGCGAGGACTTCTGGCCGTCCGCGTACGACCCGAGCGTCGTCGACCGCATCATCGCCGCCTCCGACGCGCGGTCGTTCGAGCTGACCCGCCGTCTCGCCCGCGAGGAGGGGCTGCTCGTGGGCGGCTCGTCCGGGCTGGCCGTGGCAGCCGCGCTCGACGTGGCCCGAGAGCTCGGCCCTGACGACGTCGTCGTCGTGCTGCTGCCCGACGGCGGCCGCGGCTACCTCGGCAAGATCTTCAACGACGCCTGGATGCGCTCGTACGGCTTCGCCGACAGCGTCGACGGGCGCACGGTGCGCGACCTGCTCGCCTCGAAGACCGGCTCGCTGCCGGCCCTCGTGCACGCGCACCCGTCGGACACCCTGCACGACGTGATCGGCATCATGACCACCTACGGCGTCTCGCAGATGCCCGTGCTCTCGGCCGAGCCCCCCGTCGTGATCGGCGAGGTCGTCGGCGCGGTCGAGGAGAAGACGCTGCTCGAGGCGGTCTTCGCCGGGGGAGCGAGCATGGGCGACGCGCTGTCGACCGTGGTCGGCGCCCCCTTGCCCCTCATCGGCATCAACGAGTCGGTCGAGAGCGCCCGCGCCGCGCTCGAGACGACGGACGCGCTGCTCGTCACCGACGACGGCAAGCCCGCCGGGGTCGTCACGCGGCACGACGTCCTGGCCTTCCTCTCCTCCTGA
- a CDS encoding MFS transporter, with protein sequence MTTARESTLPSGGVLSPAYRLATLGMVALIGIAAFESLAITTVMPIIARELDGEALYSVAFAAPLASGVVGMVLAGNWADRRGPRVVVTASMVLFAIGLGIVGTAPDMVVLLLGRLVQGLGSGAVIVGLYVMVSKLYPPVLHPSIFAGFAAAWVVPGLVGPVVAGTVAELASWHWVFLGALVIAVPAFAMILPSLRRIPPTLPGVDGARVPWSIGRIAWSVAAALAVMALNLLSELPLAAAAAVLVAAVVVLVVALRPLLPRGALVAAAGVPALVLLRGLVGAAFLGSDVYLPYMLSAQYGFAPAASGITLTLGAVAWAAASWAQGRLGDRVAQRTGIRVGIVLVLVGVVAAGASALGHLHPAVVITGWALAGAGMGFMYPRFSVLVLRWSRDDEKGFNSSALTIADSSGSAIALAVTGAAFLQLGGADEPRAFVACFAVAAVVALTALLVSGRGAPRGR encoded by the coding sequence ATGACGACCGCCCGCGAGAGCACCCTGCCCTCGGGCGGCGTGCTCTCGCCGGCGTACCGCCTCGCCACGCTCGGCATGGTGGCGCTGATCGGCATCGCGGCGTTCGAGTCGCTGGCGATCACCACGGTGATGCCGATCATCGCCCGTGAGCTCGACGGCGAGGCGCTGTACTCGGTCGCCTTCGCCGCTCCGCTCGCCTCAGGCGTCGTGGGGATGGTGCTGGCCGGCAACTGGGCCGACCGCAGGGGGCCCCGGGTGGTGGTGACCGCCTCCATGGTGCTCTTCGCGATCGGCCTCGGCATCGTCGGCACCGCTCCCGACATGGTCGTGCTGCTGCTCGGGCGCCTCGTGCAGGGGCTCGGCAGCGGCGCCGTCATCGTCGGCCTGTACGTGATGGTCTCGAAGCTGTACCCGCCGGTGCTGCACCCGTCGATCTTCGCCGGCTTCGCGGCGGCCTGGGTCGTGCCGGGCCTCGTCGGTCCCGTGGTGGCCGGCACCGTCGCCGAGCTGGCCAGCTGGCACTGGGTGTTCCTCGGCGCCCTCGTGATCGCGGTGCCCGCCTTCGCGATGATCCTGCCGAGCCTGCGGCGGATCCCTCCCACGCTGCCGGGCGTCGACGGCGCTCGCGTGCCGTGGAGCATCGGGCGCATCGCGTGGTCGGTGGCCGCGGCTCTCGCCGTGATGGCCCTGAACCTGCTGTCCGAGCTGCCGCTCGCGGCCGCCGCGGCCGTCCTCGTGGCAGCCGTGGTGGTGCTCGTCGTGGCACTCCGACCCCTGCTGCCCCGAGGCGCCCTCGTCGCGGCCGCCGGCGTTCCCGCCCTGGTCCTGCTCCGCGGCCTGGTGGGCGCCGCCTTCCTCGGCAGCGACGTGTACCTGCCCTACATGCTCTCGGCGCAGTACGGCTTCGCGCCCGCCGCCTCCGGGATCACCCTGACTCTCGGCGCAGTGGCCTGGGCCGCGGCGAGCTGGGCGCAGGGCCGCCTCGGCGACCGGGTCGCCCAGCGCACCGGCATCCGTGTCGGCATCGTGCTGGTGCTCGTCGGCGTCGTCGCGGCAGGAGCATCGGCGCTGGGGCACCTCCACCCGGCCGTCGTCATCACCGGCTGGGCGCTCGCCGGGGCCGGCATGGGGTTCATGTACCCGCGTTTCTCGGTGCTCGTGCTGCGCTGGTCGCGTGACGACGAGAAGGGCTTCAACAGCTCGGCCCTGACGATCGCCGACTCGTCGGGCTCGGCGATCGCCCTCGCCGTGACCGGTGCCGCCTTCCTCCAGCTCGGCGGCGCCGACGAGCCGCGGGCCTTCGTCGCCTGCTTCGCGGTGGCGGCGGTCGTCGCCCTCACGGCACTGCTGGTCAGCGGTCGCGGCGCTCCGCGCGGTCGCTGA
- a CDS encoding LacI family DNA-binding transcriptional regulator: protein MKHEVEKVRAPNIRDVAALAGVSYQTVSRVLNDSPSIRPATRQRVLDVIDQIGYRPNQAARALSTSRSKAIGVLTLQNVHFGPQTMVNAIEVEARAAGYRLSIASTSRAEDDVRASIDLLSNQAVEAIIVIAPQRKFFAVLDELELRVPIVALDSSPRTNAHSLAVDQHAGARLATRHLIDLGHKHIVHVAGPQDWIEADERMQGFLFEMGEADLSVEPPILGDLTADFGYLAGRELLRRRDFTAVFSANDLMAVGLLHAFREAGVDVPREVSVVGFDDSPTAPHLWPPLTTVRQDFELIGRRAVELVVAELDGKAVEGRTLIAPELVVRGSTDRPWFL, encoded by the coding sequence GTGAAGCACGAGGTCGAGAAGGTGCGCGCTCCGAACATCCGCGACGTCGCGGCCCTCGCCGGCGTCTCGTACCAGACGGTGTCGCGGGTGCTCAACGACAGCCCCAGCATCCGCCCCGCGACGAGGCAGCGCGTGCTCGACGTCATCGACCAGATCGGCTACCGACCCAACCAGGCGGCGCGGGCTCTGTCGACGAGCCGGTCGAAGGCGATCGGCGTCCTCACCCTGCAGAACGTCCACTTCGGCCCGCAGACCATGGTGAACGCGATCGAGGTGGAGGCGAGGGCCGCCGGTTACCGGCTCAGCATCGCCAGCACCTCACGCGCCGAGGACGACGTGCGGGCGAGCATCGACCTGCTGAGCAACCAGGCGGTGGAGGCGATCATCGTCATCGCCCCCCAGCGCAAGTTCTTCGCCGTGCTCGACGAGCTCGAGCTGCGGGTGCCGATCGTCGCGCTCGACTCGTCGCCGCGAACGAACGCGCACAGCCTGGCAGTCGACCAGCACGCCGGGGCTCGCCTGGCGACGCGGCACCTGATCGACCTCGGCCACAAGCACATCGTCCACGTCGCCGGCCCGCAGGACTGGATCGAGGCCGACGAGCGGATGCAGGGGTTCCTCTTCGAGATGGGCGAGGCCGACCTGTCGGTGGAGCCGCCGATCCTCGGCGACCTGACGGCCGACTTCGGCTACCTCGCCGGCCGCGAGCTGCTGCGGCGCCGTGACTTCACCGCCGTCTTCTCGGCGAACGACCTCATGGCGGTCGGCCTGCTGCACGCGTTCCGCGAGGCCGGCGTCGACGTGCCCCGCGAGGTCAGCGTGGTCGGGTTCGACGACTCGCCGACCGCGCCGCACCTCTGGCCGCCGCTGACGACCGTGCGCCAGGACTTCGAGCTGATCGGCCGCCGTGCCGTCGAGCTCGTCGTCGCCGAGCTGGACGGCAAGGCGGTCGAGGGGCGCACCCTGATCGCGCCGGAGCTCGTCGTCCGGGGCTCGACCGATCGTCCCTGGTTCCTCTAG
- a CDS encoding cystathionine gamma-synthase, translating to MSTSDHGFSTRAIHAGQEPDPRTGAVVPPIYQSSTFVQDGIGGFRDGYEYARSANPTRDSLQELLASLEGGTAAFSFASGLAAEDALLRSVLRPGSRVVMGNDVYGGTHRLVNRVWTPWGVTLETVEMTDLDAVRAAVRPGETDVLWVETPSNPLMKVSDVTALAEIGHAAGALVVVDNTFASPALQQPLSLGADVVVHSTTKYIGGHSDVVGGAVVVRDDELAEKIGFVQFGAGAVSAPMEAWLTVRGIKTLAVRVERHSSNALAIARELEAHPAIERVFYPGLESHPGYELAARQMSAFGGMLSVSLTAGAAAARRFAESTELFQLAESLGGVESLIGYPTEMTHASVRGTELEVPDTVVRLSVGIEDVADLLADVRQALDRAQA from the coding sequence ATGAGCACCTCCGACCACGGCTTCTCGACCAGGGCCATCCACGCCGGCCAGGAGCCCGACCCGCGCACGGGCGCGGTCGTGCCGCCGATCTACCAGTCGTCCACCTTCGTGCAGGACGGCATCGGCGGCTTCCGCGACGGCTACGAGTACGCCCGCTCGGCGAACCCGACCCGCGACTCGCTGCAGGAGCTATTGGCGTCGCTCGAGGGCGGCACCGCGGCCTTCAGCTTCGCGTCGGGCCTCGCCGCCGAGGACGCGCTGCTGCGCTCGGTCCTCCGTCCCGGCTCGCGGGTCGTCATGGGCAACGACGTCTACGGCGGCACGCACCGCCTGGTGAACCGGGTCTGGACGCCGTGGGGCGTCACCCTCGAGACCGTCGAGATGACCGACCTCGACGCCGTCCGGGCCGCGGTGCGGCCGGGCGAGACCGACGTGCTCTGGGTCGAGACCCCGAGCAACCCGTTGATGAAGGTCAGCGACGTGACGGCGCTCGCCGAGATCGGGCACGCCGCAGGCGCGCTCGTCGTCGTCGACAACACCTTCGCCTCGCCGGCGCTGCAGCAGCCGCTGAGCCTCGGCGCCGACGTCGTCGTGCACTCGACGACGAAGTACATCGGCGGGCACTCGGACGTCGTGGGCGGCGCCGTCGTCGTGCGCGACGACGAGCTCGCCGAGAAGATCGGCTTCGTCCAGTTCGGGGCGGGCGCGGTCTCGGCCCCGATGGAGGCCTGGCTCACCGTGCGGGGCATCAAGACGCTCGCCGTGCGCGTCGAGCGGCACTCGTCGAACGCCCTCGCGATCGCGCGCGAGCTCGAGGCGCACCCCGCGATCGAGCGGGTCTTCTACCCTGGCCTCGAGTCGCACCCGGGGTACGAGCTGGCCGCCCGCCAGATGAGCGCCTTCGGCGGCATGCTCTCCGTGTCGCTCACCGCCGGGGCGGCGGCCGCCCGCCGCTTCGCCGAGTCGACCGAGCTGTTCCAGCTGGCGGAGTCGCTCGGCGGCGTCGAGTCGCTGATCGGCTACCCGACCGAGATGACCCACGCGTCGGTGCGCGGCACCGAGCTCGAGGTGCCCGACACCGTCGTCCGGCTGTCGGTCGGCATCGAGGACGTCGCCGACCTCCTCGCCGACGTGCGGCAGGCGCTCGACCGCGCGCAGGCCTGA
- the mmsB gene encoding multiple monosaccharide ABC transporter permease, producing MKDLKKVFGGNTSNARQFGMIATLVVAIVIFQFLTGGLTLEPTNLIALVSQYSYILILAIGMVMVIVAGHIDLSVGSVAAFVGIMVATSMTTWNFPWPVAIVFGLVVGAAIGAWQGFWVAYVGVPAFIVTLAGMLLFRGANQFVGNATTLPVPEAYTVIGAGYLPEFGPNTGYNNATLLLGLLLAAVVVWREFRLRRVQRTMGSEMAPLWVSFVKIAVLVAIILYAATLFGGGRVGTSFPVSGIILGVLVLVYGFVTQNTIFGRHIYAVGGNSHAAELSGVNAKRINFFVMMNMSVLAALAGMIYVARAGASGPQDGLNWELDAIASVFIGGAAVAGGIGTVTGSIVGGFVIAVLNNGLQLMGVGSDKVQMIKGLVLLIAVAVDVYNKSQGRPSITGFLTRGLRRDKDGIAAPAASVETTTAGRQSGVGTTTDAPAGAVHPNGDLTDAQRPSSTTPN from the coding sequence ATCAAGGACCTGAAGAAGGTCTTCGGCGGCAACACGTCGAACGCCCGGCAGTTCGGCATGATCGCGACCCTCGTCGTGGCCATCGTCATCTTCCAGTTCCTCACCGGCGGGCTCACGCTCGAGCCGACGAACCTGATCGCCCTGGTCAGCCAGTACTCGTACATCCTGATCCTCGCGATCGGCATGGTCATGGTCATCGTCGCCGGGCACATCGACCTGTCGGTCGGCTCCGTCGCCGCCTTCGTCGGCATCATGGTGGCCACCTCGATGACGACCTGGAACTTCCCGTGGCCCGTCGCGATCGTCTTCGGCCTCGTCGTCGGCGCGGCGATCGGGGCCTGGCAGGGCTTCTGGGTCGCCTACGTCGGCGTCCCCGCGTTCATCGTGACCCTGGCCGGCATGCTGCTGTTCCGCGGCGCCAACCAGTTCGTCGGCAACGCGACGACGCTGCCCGTCCCCGAGGCCTACACGGTCATCGGCGCCGGCTACCTGCCGGAGTTCGGGCCGAACACCGGCTACAACAACGCGACCCTGCTGCTCGGCCTCCTGCTCGCCGCGGTCGTCGTCTGGCGTGAGTTCCGCCTCCGTCGGGTGCAGCGCACCATGGGCTCCGAGATGGCTCCGCTCTGGGTCAGCTTCGTCAAGATCGCCGTGCTCGTCGCGATCATCCTCTACGCGGCCACGCTGTTCGGCGGCGGCCGGGTCGGCACCTCGTTCCCCGTGTCGGGCATCATCCTCGGCGTGCTCGTGCTGGTCTACGGCTTCGTCACGCAGAACACGATCTTCGGCCGGCACATCTACGCGGTCGGCGGCAACTCGCACGCTGCCGAGCTGTCGGGCGTCAACGCGAAGCGCATCAACTTCTTCGTGATGATGAACATGTCCGTGCTCGCCGCCCTGGCCGGCATGATCTACGTCGCCCGCGCCGGTGCCTCCGGGCCCCAGGACGGCCTCAACTGGGAGCTCGACGCGATCGCGTCCGTCTTCATCGGCGGTGCAGCCGTCGCCGGCGGCATCGGCACCGTCACCGGCTCCATCGTCGGTGGCTTCGTCATCGCGGTCCTCAACAACGGCCTCCAGCTCATGGGCGTCGGCTCCGACAAGGTGCAGATGATCAAGGGCCTCGTCCTGCTGATCGCCGTCGCCGTCGACGTCTACAACAAGAGCCAGGGCCGTCCGTCGATCACCGGGTTCCTGACTCGCGGACTCCGCCGCGACAAGGACGGCATCGCCGCCCCCGCCGCCTCGGTCGAGACCACGACCGCCGGTCGCCAGTCCGGCGTCGGCACCACGACCGACGCCCCTGCCGGCGCCGTGCACCCGAACGGCGACCTGACCGACGCGCAGCGCCCGTCGTCGACGACGCCCAACTAG
- the mmsA gene encoding multiple monosaccharide ABC transporter ATP-binding protein, translated as MRSITKEFPGVKALDDVSMQVRAGEVHAICGENGAGKSTLMKVLSGVYPFGTYAGDIVYQGEVQKFRDIKSSESAGIVIIHQELALIPELSITENIFLGNEPTRFGAIDWQSAKTRAVDLLARVGLKDDPDTAIKNLGVGKQQLVEIAKALNKNVKLLILDEPTAALNEADSQHLLDLIRGLKGRGISSIMISHKLNEIEAIADSITIIRDGRTIETLDVQADGVNEDRIIRGMVGRNLASRFPDRTPSIGEVFFEVKDWWVRHPQTAERFVCKGSSITVRKGEIVGLAGLMGAGRTELAMSIFGRSYGQFVSGEIVKDGQRIEIKNVRDAIDNGLAYVSEDRKVLGLNLLDDIKRSTVAAKLSKISRASVVNTYEEHSIAEEYRKSLRVKTPTVDEGVAKLSGGNQQKVVLAKWMFTDPDLLILDEPTRGIDVGAKFEIYNIINQLAAQGKGVIVISSELPELLGLSDRIYTIFEGTVTNEIDAADADAETLMRTMTSKKKEQAA; from the coding sequence ATGCGCTCCATCACCAAGGAGTTCCCCGGCGTCAAGGCGCTCGACGACGTGTCCATGCAGGTGCGCGCGGGCGAGGTGCACGCCATCTGCGGCGAGAACGGCGCCGGCAAATCGACGCTCATGAAGGTGCTCTCGGGGGTCTACCCCTTCGGCACCTACGCCGGCGACATCGTCTACCAGGGCGAGGTCCAGAAGTTCCGCGACATCAAGTCGAGCGAGTCCGCCGGGATCGTCATCATCCACCAGGAACTCGCGCTCATCCCCGAGCTGTCGATCACCGAGAACATCTTCCTCGGCAACGAGCCCACGCGCTTCGGCGCCATCGACTGGCAGTCGGCCAAGACCCGCGCCGTCGACCTGCTCGCGCGGGTCGGGCTCAAGGACGACCCCGACACGGCCATCAAGAACCTCGGCGTCGGCAAGCAGCAGCTCGTCGAGATCGCCAAGGCGCTCAACAAGAACGTGAAGCTGCTCATCCTCGACGAGCCCACCGCGGCTCTGAACGAGGCCGACTCGCAGCACCTGCTCGACCTCATCCGGGGCCTCAAGGGCCGCGGCATCTCGTCGATCATGATCAGCCACAAGCTCAACGAGATCGAGGCGATCGCCGACTCGATCACCATCATCCGCGACGGCAGGACGATCGAGACGCTCGACGTCCAGGCCGACGGCGTCAACGAGGATCGCATCATCCGCGGCATGGTCGGTCGCAACCTGGCCAGCCGGTTCCCCGACCGGACCCCGTCGATCGGCGAGGTCTTCTTCGAGGTCAAGGACTGGTGGGTCCGCCACCCGCAGACCGCCGAGCGCTTCGTCTGCAAGGGCTCGTCGATCACCGTCCGCAAGGGCGAGATCGTCGGCCTCGCGGGCCTCATGGGCGCCGGCCGCACCGAGCTCGCCATGAGCATCTTCGGTCGCTCGTACGGGCAGTTCGTCTCGGGCGAGATCGTCAAGGACGGCCAGCGGATCGAGATCAAGAACGTCCGTGACGCGATCGACAACGGCCTCGCCTACGTCTCCGAGGACAGGAAGGTCCTCGGCCTGAACCTCCTCGACGACATCAAGCGCTCGACCGTCGCGGCCAAGCTCTCGAAGATCTCCCGCGCCTCCGTCGTCAACACGTACGAAGAGCACTCGATCGCCGAGGAGTACCGCAAGAGCCTCCGGGTCAAGACGCCCACCGTCGACGAGGGCGTCGCCAAGCTCTCCGGCGGCAACCAGCAGAAGGTCGTGCTGGCGAAGTGGATGTTCACCGACCCCGACCTGCTCATCCTCGACGAGCCGACCCGCGGCATCGACGTGGGCGCGAAGTTCGAGATCTACAACATCATCAACCAGCTCGCAGCCCAGGGGAAAGGCGTGATCGTGATCTCGTCCGAGCTCCCCGAGCTGCTGGGGCTCTCCGACCGGATCTACACGATCTTCGAGGGCACCGTCACCAACGAGATCGACGCGGCGGACGCCGACGCCGAGACGCTCATGCGCACCATGACGTCGAAGAAGAAGGAGCAGGCCGCATGA
- a CDS encoding mechanosensitive ion channel domain-containing protein produces MTSLWQQPWFWPVLAVVVGLPALLIVLTEIASTLQRRGNPGARVVRLLRTYVVPTAAVSILVAQVTIAVDSRDFTWTKVATTAFGFLVILAVLNAVNLALFTNAEKGSWRDRLPSIFVDIGRIVLIAIGLAVLFSTVWGTDVAGLFTALGVTSIVLGLALQGAIGSVVSGLLLLFEQPFRLGDWLDAGGVRGRVVQVNWRAVHIDTGNGIQITPNASLAGSSFTNLSRGDGSYTVTAPVAFTTDDPPAEVVAVLQRVAAGLPELWPGTTPVAVPLGGAAYEVSYEVRGPAHEGSSLATLRSWLWYASRRAGLGLDGDTTDAFVTPERIEQAVAAVAPTLQVTTEEVPVLVPSVRLERYAAGEVVLPVGVVPEALRFVLSGAVALGVPQPGGVLLPVSRVEQGDFVGQTVLTREPTSTRAVAVSEVAVLVVPGDTLDALVRARPRLARELGEVVDRRRAAARAVVEASGDAAVGARGQLPG; encoded by the coding sequence ATGACGTCACTCTGGCAGCAGCCCTGGTTCTGGCCGGTGCTCGCCGTGGTGGTCGGGCTGCCGGCGCTGCTCATCGTGCTGACCGAGATCGCCAGCACCCTGCAGCGGCGGGGCAACCCCGGCGCACGTGTCGTGCGGCTGCTCCGCACCTACGTCGTGCCCACCGCCGCCGTGTCGATCCTGGTCGCCCAGGTCACGATCGCGGTCGACTCGAGGGACTTCACCTGGACGAAGGTCGCGACGACGGCCTTCGGGTTCCTGGTGATCCTCGCCGTGCTGAACGCCGTCAACCTCGCGCTCTTCACGAACGCCGAGAAGGGCAGCTGGCGCGACCGCCTCCCCTCGATCTTCGTCGACATCGGCCGCATCGTGCTGATCGCGATCGGGCTCGCCGTCCTCTTCAGCACGGTCTGGGGCACGGACGTCGCCGGGCTGTTCACGGCGCTCGGCGTCACCTCGATCGTCCTCGGCCTGGCGCTGCAGGGCGCCATCGGCAGCGTCGTCTCCGGGCTGCTGCTGCTGTTCGAGCAGCCGTTCCGGCTCGGCGACTGGCTCGACGCCGGCGGCGTGCGCGGCCGCGTCGTCCAGGTCAACTGGCGCGCCGTGCACATCGACACGGGCAACGGGATCCAGATCACGCCCAACGCGTCGCTGGCCGGCTCGTCGTTCACGAACCTCAGCCGCGGCGACGGCAGCTACACGGTCACCGCCCCGGTGGCCTTCACCACGGACGACCCGCCCGCCGAGGTCGTCGCCGTGCTGCAGAGGGTCGCGGCCGGCCTGCCCGAGCTGTGGCCCGGCACCACTCCGGTCGCCGTCCCGCTCGGCGGCGCGGCCTACGAGGTCTCGTACGAGGTGCGCGGACCGGCGCACGAGGGATCGTCGCTCGCCACGCTGCGCAGCTGGCTCTGGTACGCCTCGCGCCGCGCCGGCCTCGGGCTCGACGGCGACACGACCGACGCGTTCGTGACGCCCGAGCGGATCGAGCAGGCCGTCGCGGCCGTCGCCCCGACCCTCCAGGTGACGACCGAGGAGGTGCCCGTCCTCGTGCCGTCGGTGCGACTCGAGCGGTACGCCGCCGGCGAGGTCGTCCTGCCGGTCGGCGTCGTCCCCGAGGCGCTGCGCTTCGTGCTGAGCGGTGCCGTGGCCCTCGGCGTCCCGCAGCCCGGCGGGGTGCTGCTGCCCGTCTCCCGGGTCGAGCAGGGCGACTTCGTCGGGCAGACGGTCCTCACGCGCGAGCCGACCAGCACCCGGGCGGTCGCCGTGTCGGAGGTCGCGGTGCTCGTCGTCCCCGGCGACACGCTGGACGCGCTCGTGCGGGCGCGTCCGCGCCTGGCACGCGAGCTGGGCGAGGTCGTCGACCGTCGCCGGGCCGCGGCGCGCGCGGTCGTCGAGGCGTCGGGAGACGCTGCGGTGGGGGCCAGGGGGCAGCTGCCGGGCTAG
- a CDS encoding DUF305 domain-containing protein, producing MTDDRRDADGLRQADDLRQADHLDHLDHLDDVTTEAGAAGASSGRRLRLVIAAAVALLLVLGTGVAVGRLTSSAPVVPGTNSVEAGFARDMQVHHEQAVEMSFAIRDRSTSDDVRTIAYDIAATQSQQAGQMYAWLEVWGVPQAPSQPVMTWMTQPTLDGQLAGHDHGGEGVSGSPAPSHVPGEPMPGLATPEQMAELRAADGVDAERLFLTLMIDHHLGGIEMAEAVLARSDDPQVDAFASGMIMTQQSDVDAMRAMLALRS from the coding sequence GTGACCGACGACCGCCGCGACGCGGACGGCCTCCGCCAGGCCGACGACCTCCGCCAGGCCGACCACCTCGACCACCTCGACCACCTCGACGACGTGACGACCGAGGCGGGCGCTGCCGGCGCCTCCTCTGGGCGTCGCCTGCGCCTCGTGATCGCGGCCGCGGTCGCGCTGCTGCTCGTGCTCGGCACGGGCGTGGCCGTGGGGCGCCTCACCTCGTCGGCGCCGGTCGTGCCCGGCACGAACAGCGTCGAGGCCGGGTTCGCCCGCGACATGCAGGTGCACCACGAGCAGGCCGTCGAGATGTCGTTCGCGATCCGCGACCGCTCGACCTCGGACGACGTCCGCACCATCGCGTACGACATCGCCGCGACCCAGTCGCAGCAGGCCGGCCAGATGTACGCCTGGCTCGAGGTCTGGGGCGTGCCGCAGGCGCCGTCGCAGCCGGTGATGACCTGGATGACGCAGCCGACCCTCGACGGGCAGCTCGCGGGCCACGACCACGGCGGCGAGGGCGTCTCCGGCTCCCCCGCGCCGAGCCACGTCCCCGGCGAGCCGATGCCCGGCCTGGCCACGCCGGAGCAGATGGCCGAGCTGCGGGCCGCCGACGGCGTCGACGCCGAGCGGCTGTTCCTGACCCTGATGATCGATCACCACCTGGGCGGCATCGAGATGGCCGAGGCCGTCCTGGCCCGCAGCGACGACCCCCAGGTCGACGCCTTCGCGAGCGGCATGATCATGACGCAGCAGAGCGACGTCGACGCGATGCGGGCGATGCTCGCCCTGCGGTCCTAG